Within the Maribacter sp. BPC-D8 genome, the region ATTTCGTGCATCACCGCATGAACTAGAAGCCAATGTCACCGTAGTGCCTGCTGGCGATGTTAAAGTAATTACCAAATCAGCTAAAAAGGTATGTTCGATATCTAGCCTTACATTAATATCGGCTACTGGCAAATCTTCAAAAAACACGATTTTAGAAGTAATAACTGGCGTACCACTACTTGATATAGCGATTGGCATACCTATAGCGTTTTTTGTAGCGCAGTTAAACTGAACTGTAGAAAAGCTGAAAGGGGTACTAAAAACGCCCTCACCGCAATCATTTTTTGGCTTTACCCTCCAAAAATAAGTACTATTATTATCTAAAAGCGTAGGCGAAAACGAACCACCATTAACCGCGATTGACTCAATAATATTCGTAAAAGCAGCATCATCTGAAATTTCAACATCATATTGCGTATTACCAACAGATGTTTCCCATTCTAACAAGACATCGGTAGACGCGTTCTCAAAACCATCGACGGGAGAAACTAGAATTACCTCTTCAAAATTATCATCATAAATTCTTAACTGCAGCGTAATTTCTTTTGTTACCGTAGCTGCTGTAGCTAATACCCGAACAGGATAAATACCAGGATCTACCGTATCAATTCCTTCTAAATCAACTGTAACCAAAGTGTCGTCTGCATCTGCGACAGCAGGTGTAAAAGTTGCTGTAAGACCTATTGGCAAATCAAGTACGCTAAAAGTACTTTCTTCATCAAAACCTAAATTGGTCTCATATGTAAAATCAACACTTAGATCATCTGGTTTACAAATATCAAAAACAACCTCTTCAAAATTAAGTACGATCTCTGAAGGAGTAATAGAAAAAATTGCATCATTTACAGCAAAGAAAATATTGTCATCTGCCTTAATCATTATACGTCCCGTACTAGTAGCAGTATTTGGTATAATTATAGTCTGACTACCATCGTTCAAAGTGTTCTCTGCTAATAAAATAGGAAAAGTTATACCACGATCGGTAGATAAAAAGATAGAAACAGTCTCAGCATTTATGGGTGAGACATCAGTATTGGCAACATCCCAAATAATGGTTTGCACTGATCCAGCTTCAAAAGACTCCTCTACGGCTTGAGAACTTATTAAAAACGGTCCGGCTTCATTGACTACCGAAACTGACATCTCATCTGAATCTGATTGTCCGCCATTTAAAGCATTATCGCGTACGGTCAATGAAAAATTCATTTCACGCCCTACATTAGAAAGGGTTTCCCAAGCAGAACCAGAAGTCGGTACTGTCTGAGTTAGCTCTCCACTTAAAATTCTATTTAAACTAGGAAAATACCTTTCAGGAATCAGCGTAGGCGGCAAAGATCTAAAATTCGCCCCAGCAGGGTTATCAGGTCCAAATGTAGCCTGAGTAACTATTCCATTATCAATTTGCTCCCAAGTAAAACTAAGCACATTTGCCACATCAACATCAGTCGCCTCGCCCGCAAGAACAAAAGGAGTTCCTTTAGGTATAGTGTAATTTGTTAATGGAACAATAGTAGGCGGATTATTTACAAGTGCCTCAGTTACTCCGCATGAAACAGTTTCTAAATAATCTCGTATTTGAACTATGCTTACATAATGAAAGTAATCATCACTATTAGAGGCTACATTATTGACCCCTGTTATACCTGCATACCCCATGATTGTTGTACCACTGGCTGGCTCGACCTGTACCGTTGTACCTTCTGAAATATGTGAAAAAGAATGATTTGCCCCAAATTGATGCCCCATTTCATGAGCAACTAAATCAATATCAAAAGCATCACCGACCGGTGAAGATAATGTTGTGTAACCACTACCCTTTCTACTATCTGTACATACAGCGCCAATAAAACCAGAATTACCGTCTAAGGTATTATTCTGTTGATTAAAAAGGTGCCCAATATCATAATTAGCTTCTCCAATAACAGATGTTAATGTATTTTGAACTTGAGAGCTTAAACTGCCTGTATAAGGATCCGTTTCTGCATCTGTATAAATTACTAAGTCTGTATTTGCAATCAATTCTAAGGTTATGGCTAAATCGCGTTCAAATACAGCATTAATTCTAGTTAATGTTGCATTAATAGCAGCAAGTGCATCAGCCTTTGTTCCTCCATGAAATGCCGTGTATTCACCTGAAGCTGAAATAGCGACTCTAAATTTTCTTAGTGTTTGATCATCTACCAATTTAGCCGTAAGGTTTTGCGAATATTCTTTAACCTCTGGCATCGTTTTACACACAAAATCAATATCCCGCTCGTCTTGCTCTGTTCTACGATATAATATATAAGTGTCGTCAGCAGATTTCTGCATAAATAACGCTCCGTTTTCACCAGAAGTACTCATTGTACTTTGAATACCTTTTGGAGAAACACTAAACCTAATTTGGGTAGTGGCATCGTGTAGGGCAATACCCTTATATGATTTTATAGCTGGATATTTAAGTGCTAATTCTTCAGAAAAAAGATGAGAATCTTCTACTAGAAAAGGAACTAGCTTGCCCGTTTCATCTGGAAAATAAATGATATTGGAGGTTTTATGACCTGAAAGTGCTTGTAAAAATTGTTGCTGATTAAGGGTAAAAGCCGTTCCTTTATTTACTCTTAACTGTTGCTTAGTGAATTGCTTAGCCTTATTATTCAATTCCGTATTTTTCCAATAAGCAGTTTGTGCTATACCGGAAAAGGAAAGAAATACTATGGTAATTGTAAAAACTAGGCGTAATTTTGCAATCATTAAGAGGCTTTTAACTCAAAATCAAATATAAGTCTTTTTATTTTCTATCATAGGTGATTACAGTCCGCAACATTTCTAAATATAAAGAAGAACATCCTACGGTCATTACCATAGGCACCTTTGATGGTGTACATATAGGTCACCTTAAAATACTTAGTAAAATCATAAATCATGCCAAAAGTACCGAATTAAAATCTTCGGTTCTTACGTTTTTTCCGCATCCGAGAATGGTCTTACAAAAAGATGCGAATATTAAACTACTGAATACCATAGACGAAAAGATTCATATTTTAGAAAAACTTGGTCTAGACGTTCTTATAATTCACCCTTTCACAAAAGATTTTTCTAGACTTACAGCTATTGAGTTCGTACGTGATATGCTTGTAAACACCTTACATATAAAAAAGGTAATTATTGGGTATGACCACAGATTTGGACGAAATAGAAATGCCAATATCACAGATTTAATCACTTTTGGCAACACGTATGACTTTTCGGTAGAAGAAATTCCTGCTCAAGAAATTGATGATGTATCGGTAAGTTCTACCAAAATCAGAAAAGCATTAGAAGATGGTGATATTGAAACCGCTAATAGCTATTTAGGCTATGAATATATGCTTACGGGTACCATTACAAAAGGCAAAGGCATTGGCAAACAGTTAG harbors:
- a CDS encoding bifunctional riboflavin kinase/FAD synthetase; translation: MITVRNISKYKEEHPTVITIGTFDGVHIGHLKILSKIINHAKSTELKSSVLTFFPHPRMVLQKDANIKLLNTIDEKIHILEKLGLDVLIIHPFTKDFSRLTAIEFVRDMLVNTLHIKKVIIGYDHRFGRNRNANITDLITFGNTYDFSVEEIPAQEIDDVSVSSTKIRKALEDGDIETANSYLGYEYMLTGTITKGKGIGKQLGYPTANLSIAEDYKLIPKNGAYVVNSILNGVVVYGMMNIGYNPTVNGTEKSIEINFFEFDEDLYDQKIQVNILVRLRDEHKFESIDALKAQLAKDKEKSLHYIKK
- a CDS encoding reprolysin-like metallopeptidase produces the protein MIAKLRLVFTITIVFLSFSGIAQTAYWKNTELNNKAKQFTKQQLRVNKGTAFTLNQQQFLQALSGHKTSNIIYFPDETGKLVPFLVEDSHLFSEELALKYPAIKSYKGIALHDATTQIRFSVSPKGIQSTMSTSGENGALFMQKSADDTYILYRRTEQDERDIDFVCKTMPEVKEYSQNLTAKLVDDQTLRKFRVAISASGEYTAFHGGTKADALAAINATLTRINAVFERDLAITLELIANTDLVIYTDAETDPYTGSLSSQVQNTLTSVIGEANYDIGHLFNQQNNTLDGNSGFIGAVCTDSRKGSGYTTLSSPVGDAFDIDLVAHEMGHQFGANHSFSHISEGTTVQVEPASGTTIMGYAGITGVNNVASNSDDYFHYVSIVQIRDYLETVSCGVTEALVNNPPTIVPLTNYTIPKGTPFVLAGEATDVDVANVLSFTWEQIDNGIVTQATFGPDNPAGANFRSLPPTLIPERYFPSLNRILSGELTQTVPTSGSAWETLSNVGREMNFSLTVRDNALNGGQSDSDEMSVSVVNEAGPFLISSQAVEESFEAGSVQTIIWDVANTDVSPINAETVSIFLSTDRGITFPILLAENTLNDGSQTIIIPNTATSTGRIMIKADDNIFFAVNDAIFSITPSEIVLNFEEVVFDICKPDDLSVDFTYETNLGFDEESTFSVLDLPIGLTATFTPAVADADDTLVTVDLEGIDTVDPGIYPVRVLATAATVTKEITLQLRIYDDNFEEVILVSPVDGFENASTDVLLEWETSVGNTQYDVEISDDAAFTNIIESIAVNGGSFSPTLLDNNSTYFWRVKPKNDCGEGVFSTPFSFSTVQFNCATKNAIGMPIAISSSGTPVITSKIVFFEDLPVADINVRLDIEHTFLADLVITLTSPAGTTVTLASSSCGDARNINATFDDDSPAFTCSVNPGISGSVKPLGSLSSFNGESILGEWILEIKDNAPSDGGSLNSFILEACVEGDFRQDADNDGVFDDGDDLCLGTPAGQEVDASGCAIYRFPVENFIISLESETCRDNNDGSLSIVPKLALDYQVIVSGNGLNLTQNFSNAFNLANLESGTYTLCMTGTDGVIAYQEYCVEVQITEPSPLNVTSKIAVDGSQVTLEMKGASFYTIELNGVAIQTEESTVALDLDKGLNTLKVFTDIPCQGVYEEQIGFYVQPVVYPNPVKDIVQVYLGAQQEEVTVSIFSADGRYISSNSMLPLNGIISLDLSPLSTGIYYLKYEGRTINGTSKVIKE